A stretch of Imperialibacter roseus DNA encodes these proteins:
- a CDS encoding M56 family metallopeptidase — MAELIMYLLESSALLAFFYLLYVLVLRKETFFSLNRFFLLGILAFSLLFPLVSFDISPTEVTVLERPIAEISKARMSYYEAMAAWEFEARSAAGSTQTAAEPGVMVSTGVDWLRLAINGILLLYAIGVVVCLSRTCWSLRWIRKVISSHSYEEMDGIKVVKLPQPISPFSFLNYVFVPDSLVDSSEFQQILAHEKTHIEQRHSVDLLIVQLLAAFLWFNPVIWQLIKSLKTTHEYIADKKIITSGYSLVEYQTLLLKQLISNNSFGLVHNFNLSFIKKRITMMTNQKSGWSGKVKVAMAIAGTVLFSAIIVQCNSKMDESVAESGPAAETSTEFEAGVNLPVLPDNGYTFDGNRSDALNVSITGNKLSIEGKVYNLSDIASLVKDAKLSDHAVIILRVDKDQSMSLVRDVQTELRKADRRKILYIGQTVSGKSFEMPFLLPPMPGRPAADGKQLPEIDDQYAAEHDMDILKIRLGDNAGAANQQLVYDFVMGQRQKDKSNYVVSAGFDDGDTYSDYLVNLAYIQEGFNQIYQERSQQMFGKDFYDIAANNKEQYQAVRQGIPRAISVAEH; from the coding sequence ATGGCTGAGCTCATCATGTATCTATTGGAGTCGAGTGCTTTGTTGGCATTCTTCTACCTGCTGTATGTTTTGGTGTTGCGCAAAGAGACTTTTTTCAGTCTCAACCGCTTCTTTCTGTTAGGAATTTTAGCGTTTTCCCTGCTTTTCCCGTTGGTGAGTTTTGATATCAGCCCAACTGAAGTGACGGTACTTGAGCGGCCCATTGCTGAAATCAGCAAGGCCAGGATGTCGTACTACGAGGCCATGGCTGCCTGGGAGTTTGAAGCACGCAGCGCTGCGGGCTCAACGCAAACTGCAGCCGAGCCTGGTGTGATGGTAAGCACTGGCGTAGACTGGCTGCGCCTGGCAATTAACGGAATACTGTTGTTGTACGCTATAGGGGTGGTGGTCTGTTTGTCGAGAACATGCTGGTCACTGCGCTGGATAAGGAAAGTGATCTCAAGCCATTCATACGAAGAAATGGATGGCATAAAGGTCGTGAAGCTTCCGCAGCCGATCTCCCCATTTTCGTTTCTCAACTATGTGTTTGTCCCCGATTCGCTGGTAGACTCATCGGAGTTCCAGCAGATCCTGGCACATGAAAAAACGCATATTGAGCAGCGGCATTCCGTCGACTTACTTATTGTTCAACTTTTGGCGGCCTTTCTCTGGTTCAATCCGGTGATCTGGCAGCTAATTAAATCCCTAAAAACTACACATGAATACATAGCAGATAAGAAAATAATTACTTCGGGTTATTCCCTGGTTGAGTACCAGACTTTGCTTCTGAAGCAGTTGATCAGCAACAACTCATTCGGGTTGGTACACAATTTCAACTTATCATTTATCAAAAAAAGAATAACCATGATGACAAATCAAAAATCAGGATGGTCAGGCAAAGTGAAAGTAGCCATGGCCATAGCAGGCACAGTGCTTTTTAGTGCCATTATTGTGCAGTGCAATTCCAAAATGGATGAATCAGTGGCCGAGTCGGGGCCGGCAGCAGAAACTTCCACTGAGTTTGAAGCAGGTGTCAATTTGCCGGTCTTGCCGGATAACGGGTATACGTTTGACGGCAATAGATCTGATGCGTTGAACGTCAGCATAACGGGCAACAAGTTAAGCATTGAGGGAAAGGTCTACAACCTCAGTGATATTGCTTCCCTAGTTAAAGACGCAAAGTTATCAGACCATGCGGTCATTATTTTGAGAGTGGATAAAGATCAATCAATGAGTTTGGTACGAGATGTTCAAACGGAGTTGAGAAAAGCCGACCGCAGGAAGATTCTTTACATCGGTCAAACAGTCTCCGGAAAGAGCTTTGAGATGCCGTTTCTGCTACCTCCTATGCCAGGAAGGCCAGCCGCTGACGGGAAACAGCTTCCTGAGATCGACGATCAATACGCTGCTGAGCATGACATGGATATTCTAAAAATACGATTGGGAGATAATGCTGGAGCAGCCAACCAGCAGTTGGTGTATGATTTTGTGATGGGCCAACGGCAGAAAGATAAATCCAACTATGTCGTAAGCGCAGGTTTTGACGATGGTGATACCTACAGCGATTATCTGGTGAATTTGGCTTACATCCAGGAAGGGTTCAATCAAATCTACCAGGAGCGCTCACAGCAGATGTTTGGCAAGGATTTCTATGATATCGCTGCCAATAACAAAGAGCAATACCAAGCTGTTCGCCAGGGTATTCCCAGAGCAATTTCAGTAGCTGAACACTAA
- a CDS encoding cupin domain-containing protein, with the protein MEVVKNDSGFEQIGSNSSLHRKVIHLDKLMMTVIEFTNGPMTVPDPPHKHPHEQISYVAAGSLKLFIEDREYLLNQGDVFKVASNLNHCIQTLTEKVTLVDGFAPIREDFL; encoded by the coding sequence ATGGAAGTAGTAAAAAACGATTCCGGATTTGAACAGATCGGTTCGAATTCCTCTTTACACAGAAAGGTCATCCACCTCGACAAACTAATGATGACGGTCATAGAATTCACCAATGGCCCGATGACTGTGCCAGACCCGCCCCACAAGCACCCACATGAGCAAATCTCGTATGTGGCTGCGGGCTCTTTGAAGCTATTCATTGAGGATAGGGAATACTTGCTGAATCAAGGAGACGTTTTCAAAGTGGCCTCCAACCTCAATCACTGCATACAGACCTTGACCGAAAAAGTGACATTGGTGGATGGATTTGCACCGATAAGAGAGGATTTTTTATAA
- a CDS encoding cupin domain-containing protein, translating into MKPLTRKLIHSAAACIFIAALAAPAFSQETKLSSKVYTWDELPVETSKNGERRQIAEGSTDHLKYLELHTTSVGAGLAFHAPHSHDDEELVIIKEGQVKVTVGDQSKVMGPGSIALIQAGEQHGMTNAGTTPATYYIMRYHDKEPHDAARGKANGGSLLISYNDTEAKPTGKGTRRDYFDRATSATENFEMHVTSLNKGEDSHAPHTHFVEEIIVIMKGNTQMHIDGQLIDAPQGSLVYLGSNVPHALKNLTNGSCEYFAFQWK; encoded by the coding sequence ATGAAACCCCTAACAAGAAAACTAATCCATTCAGCGGCAGCGTGTATCTTCATTGCCGCACTGGCTGCACCTGCCTTCTCACAGGAAACCAAACTCAGCTCCAAAGTCTACACCTGGGACGAGCTGCCAGTAGAAACCAGCAAAAACGGCGAACGTCGGCAGATAGCAGAAGGATCGACTGACCACCTAAAGTACCTGGAGCTTCACACCACGTCCGTGGGCGCTGGGCTGGCTTTTCATGCTCCTCATTCTCATGACGACGAGGAGTTGGTGATCATCAAAGAAGGCCAGGTAAAAGTAACCGTGGGCGACCAAAGCAAGGTGATGGGCCCTGGCAGTATCGCCCTGATCCAGGCCGGAGAGCAGCATGGCATGACCAACGCAGGCACCACTCCCGCTACCTACTACATCATGCGCTATCACGACAAGGAGCCGCATGACGCTGCCCGTGGAAAAGCCAACGGTGGGTCACTACTAATCAGCTATAACGACACAGAAGCCAAACCTACAGGAAAAGGCACCCGCCGTGATTATTTTGACCGGGCTACCAGCGCTACCGAGAATTTCGAGATGCACGTGACCTCGCTGAACAAAGGCGAGGACAGCCATGCGCCACACACCCACTTTGTGGAAGAGATCATTGTGATCATGAAAGGCAATACACAAATGCATATCGACGGGCAGCTAATCGATGCACCACAAGGGTCGCTTGTTTATCTGGGTTCAAATGTTCCTCATGCACTCAAGAACCTGACCAACGGAAGCTGCGAGTACTTCGCCTTTCAGTGGAAGTAA
- a CDS encoding SDR family NAD(P)-dependent oxidoreductase has translation MQLKGKTAIVTGATSGMGRAIALAYAKEGANVVASGRKETAGRALVDEIKGQAGKAIFVKGDVADPAVNEALVKRALSEFGQLDIVCTNAGDLGLGKVTELPIEFWQRTLDVNLSSVFYLLKYALPEMIKQPGASVVVNASIAAFKFFPNHPAYCASKAGLVALARQVAVDYSPNVRVNIMCPGPVDTPLIHDSAKAFPDPATAVENAGKSTLLQRLGQPGDIASLALFLASDASSWMTGAVIPIDGGVLTGAK, from the coding sequence ATGCAACTCAAAGGAAAAACAGCCATCGTCACCGGAGCCACCAGCGGCATGGGCAGGGCCATAGCACTGGCTTATGCAAAAGAAGGAGCCAACGTGGTAGCCAGTGGCAGAAAAGAAACGGCTGGCAGGGCGCTGGTAGATGAAATTAAGGGCCAGGCGGGCAAAGCGATTTTCGTAAAAGGAGATGTGGCCGACCCTGCCGTTAATGAGGCGCTGGTGAAAAGAGCCTTGTCTGAATTTGGGCAACTAGATATTGTATGCACCAACGCCGGCGACCTGGGACTCGGCAAGGTGACAGAGCTGCCCATCGAATTCTGGCAACGAACGCTGGATGTGAACCTAAGCTCGGTCTTCTATCTTCTGAAATATGCGCTTCCCGAAATGATAAAGCAGCCGGGCGCTTCCGTGGTGGTGAATGCTTCCATTGCGGCATTCAAATTCTTCCCCAACCACCCAGCCTACTGTGCATCAAAAGCCGGCCTGGTGGCACTTGCCCGGCAGGTGGCCGTTGACTACAGTCCCAACGTGCGGGTAAATATCATGTGCCCTGGCCCGGTAGACACTCCGCTGATCCACGACTCTGCCAAAGCATTCCCCGACCCAGCAACCGCAGTTGAGAATGCGGGCAAGTCGACACTCTTACAGCGGCTAGGCCAGCCCGGCGACATAGCCAGCCTTGCTTTATTTCTTGCTTCAGATGCTTCTTCTTGGATGACGGGAGCGGTGATTCCTATCGATGGCGGTGTGCTGACCGGAGCTAAATAG
- a CDS encoding YybH family protein: MHVKVASVSNVIFFVALLALPQKTAAQDSVEGLIQVERDFAAFCGDNGLPEAWVKFFAPDGLVFQPHPKNAQEVNSAKIPSPKPAASTLYWEPYHGATSIGGDLGFNTGPWRITSNTSNGQPPQYGYFFSVWKKQPSGEWKVLLDLGTTAPAAGPEHVFGAEYDIRKREADNGKSKAESLEEADYLFNVMATKGIKAAYQKMASTNLLSTINGFHPFYNKRSFLSWISSEASPYMKGAAIFSTIDSGTSVSQDLGYSYGSYEINALMKEKGYFVRIWRRNPQGYWYLAAEILSDNVKSRS, encoded by the coding sequence ATGCACGTGAAAGTAGCGTCAGTATCGAACGTGATATTTTTTGTTGCCTTGCTTGCGTTGCCACAAAAAACAGCGGCACAGGATTCCGTCGAGGGGCTTATTCAAGTGGAAAGGGACTTTGCAGCTTTTTGTGGTGACAATGGCCTGCCTGAGGCATGGGTCAAGTTTTTCGCACCTGATGGCCTGGTGTTCCAACCACACCCAAAAAACGCTCAGGAAGTTAACTCGGCAAAAATCCCTTCTCCCAAACCCGCCGCCAGCACACTTTACTGGGAGCCTTACCATGGCGCGACGTCCATTGGAGGCGACCTCGGCTTCAACACCGGCCCGTGGAGAATTACTTCAAACACTTCAAATGGCCAGCCTCCACAATACGGTTATTTCTTTTCAGTGTGGAAAAAGCAGCCTTCGGGGGAGTGGAAAGTACTGCTTGACCTGGGCACGACGGCTCCTGCAGCGGGCCCTGAGCATGTGTTCGGCGCTGAATATGATATAAGAAAAAGGGAAGCTGACAATGGCAAAAGCAAAGCAGAGAGTCTGGAGGAAGCAGACTACCTGTTCAACGTGATGGCCACCAAAGGCATCAAAGCGGCCTACCAAAAAATGGCCTCGACTAATCTCCTGTCAACCATCAATGGGTTTCACCCCTTCTATAACAAACGTTCATTTTTATCCTGGATATCTTCAGAAGCGTCGCCCTATATGAAAGGCGCTGCCATTTTTTCCACCATCGATTCTGGCACGTCAGTTTCGCAGGATTTGGGGTATAGCTACGGCAGCTATGAAATAAATGCGTTGATGAAAGAAAAAGGCTATTTCGTCAGAATTTGGAGGCGAAACCCGCAAGGATACTGGTACCTGGCAGCGGAAATCCTGTCCGACAATGTGAAAAGCAGATCCTAA
- a CDS encoding thioredoxin family protein translates to MSFRIKTSVVLLALFVAFASFNMPERKTEEGGIKWMTFEEAVAANKVAPKKIFIDLYTDWCGWCKVMDKKTFSVEAISSYVNANYYAVKFNAEQKEDVIFDGHTFKFVASGRNGYHELAATLTQGKLSYPMGVFMDEEMRILTLLPGFQEAKFFDTVIKYFGENSHKKVSWEEWQKSYQSNL, encoded by the coding sequence ATGAGTTTTAGGATAAAGACATCTGTAGTTCTATTGGCGCTTTTCGTGGCATTTGCCTCATTCAATATGCCCGAAAGAAAAACCGAAGAAGGAGGCATTAAGTGGATGACCTTCGAAGAAGCGGTTGCTGCGAACAAAGTGGCGCCTAAAAAGATATTCATTGATTTATACACTGACTGGTGTGGGTGGTGCAAGGTAATGGACAAGAAAACCTTTTCTGTTGAGGCTATTTCGTCCTATGTCAATGCCAACTATTACGCAGTGAAATTCAATGCGGAGCAAAAGGAAGATGTGATTTTCGATGGACACACCTTTAAGTTTGTTGCCAGCGGTCGCAATGGCTATCACGAGCTCGCCGCCACACTTACTCAAGGCAAGCTGAGTTATCCAATGGGCGTTTTTATGGATGAGGAAATGAGAATACTCACCCTATTGCCAGGCTTTCAGGAAGCCAAATTTTTCGACACAGTTATTAAGTATTTTGGTGAAAACAGCCATAAAAAAGTTTCCTGGGAAGAGTGGCAAAAGTCTTACCAGTCCAATTTGTAA
- a CDS encoding sulfite exporter TauE/SafE family protein — MIVAGYVAAVFIGLVLGLIGAGGAVLAVPVLVYLFGIDPMLATAYSLFIVGVTSSIGAAIRYKLIIMHLRIAMLFAVPSLTTIFLTRMYVIPAIPPVIFEVGGFQLTKGVMLLSVFAIVMFFSAFSMIRNEQPEEEAGATVITNYFVLVLRNAAIGVLFGLVGAGGGFLIVPALVIVMKLPMKHAIGTSLFIVSINTLLGFLGDVANQAIDWQFLAGFCGISIAGMLFGTFLGKKIDGKHLKKGFGWFVLTMAVLIFAKELFLS, encoded by the coding sequence ATGATTGTAGCAGGCTATGTTGCGGCTGTTTTTATTGGACTGGTGTTGGGCTTAATAGGGGCAGGAGGTGCTGTGCTTGCTGTGCCAGTTTTGGTCTATCTTTTTGGTATCGACCCAATGCTGGCAACTGCCTACTCGTTATTTATTGTCGGCGTTACATCCTCTATTGGGGCGGCAATTCGGTACAAGCTCATTATCATGCACCTCCGCATCGCCATGCTGTTTGCTGTGCCCTCGCTCACCACCATCTTCCTCACCCGCATGTATGTGATTCCGGCCATCCCTCCCGTGATTTTTGAAGTCGGTGGATTTCAGCTTACCAAAGGGGTTATGTTGCTGTCTGTTTTTGCCATCGTGATGTTTTTCAGTGCGTTTTCCATGATTCGCAATGAGCAGCCCGAAGAGGAAGCAGGTGCAACCGTTATTACCAATTATTTTGTACTCGTTCTAAGAAATGCAGCCATAGGTGTGCTCTTTGGTTTGGTGGGAGCAGGCGGGGGCTTTCTCATCGTGCCCGCTCTGGTAATTGTGATGAAGCTGCCGATGAAGCATGCCATTGGCACATCACTTTTCATTGTAAGTATTAATACGCTACTGGGTTTTCTCGGCGATGTGGCCAATCAGGCAATTGACTGGCAGTTTCTTGCAGGTTTTTGTGGTATTTCAATTGCCGGGATGCTATTTGGAACTTTCCTCGGTAAGAAAATAGATGGCAAACACTTGAAAAAGGGTTTTGGCTGGTTTGTACTCACTATGGCTGTTCTGATTTTTGCTAAGGAGCTCTTTCTTTCCTGA
- a CDS encoding YeeE/YedE family protein, whose protein sequence is MMEWLKSPWPWYVAGPLIGLITPAFLLLGNKTFGISSSLRDICAACFPSGIELFKYNWRERTWNLVFVAGIVIGAFLSSHFLSDGSPVAISDSTKSELMALGISDFQGLVPIELFSWSNLLTTKGFVFIILGGFLVGFGTRYAGGCTSGHTMFGLSYFQMASLVASISFFAGGLIMTHFLFDFLF, encoded by the coding sequence ATGATGGAATGGTTAAAGTCGCCATGGCCGTGGTACGTGGCGGGCCCATTGATTGGGCTGATTACCCCTGCTTTCCTTTTGCTGGGAAACAAGACCTTTGGCATATCGTCGTCCCTGCGGGATATCTGCGCTGCGTGCTTCCCTTCCGGGATTGAGCTTTTTAAATACAACTGGAGGGAACGCACCTGGAACCTGGTTTTTGTTGCCGGGATTGTGATTGGCGCATTTCTTTCCAGTCATTTTCTTTCTGACGGATCACCTGTTGCTATTTCTGATTCTACAAAGAGTGAGCTAATGGCCCTCGGCATTTCCGACTTCCAGGGCCTGGTACCGATAGAACTTTTTTCGTGGTCCAACCTATTGACAACCAAAGGATTTGTTTTTATTATTCTTGGTGGGTTTCTGGTGGGCTTTGGTACCAGATACGCCGGAGGATGCACCTCAGGCCACACCATGTTTGGCCTTTCTTATTTTCAGATGGCTTCCCTTGTGGCTTCTATTAGCTTCTTTGCCGGGGGCCTCATTATGACTCATTTCCTGTTTGACTTTCTTTTTTAA
- a CDS encoding DUF6691 family protein: MKNIRYLFLGIVFGVILTKAEVISWFRIQEMFRFQSIHMYGIIGSAVVVGAVLVFIIRRLSLKTIDGETVTLPAKRMDKGVVIGGTIFGLGWALTGACPGPLYALVGSGATVMIVGLASALLGTWTYGALQKKLPH; encoded by the coding sequence ATGAAAAATATCAGGTATTTGTTTTTAGGGATCGTGTTTGGTGTTATTCTAACCAAGGCTGAGGTTATTTCCTGGTTCAGGATTCAGGAGATGTTTCGGTTTCAATCCATACATATGTATGGAATTATTGGATCAGCAGTAGTGGTAGGCGCAGTACTGGTGTTTATCATCCGGAGACTTTCCTTGAAAACAATAGATGGAGAAACCGTCACCCTTCCGGCCAAGAGAATGGACAAGGGGGTAGTGATTGGTGGCACAATTTTCGGCCTCGGCTGGGCATTGACTGGCGCTTGCCCGGGTCCGCTGTATGCTCTGGTCGGAAGTGGGGCCACGGTGATGATAGTAGGGCTTGCCAGTGCCCTGCTAGGCACATGGACGTATGGAGCTCTCCAAAAGAAGCTCCCACATTAA
- a CDS encoding response regulator: MKRVVIIDDDEIFQFLCSKALENIGCTDEIKQFTNSQRGLDYLTKQLTEESYPTMLMVDINMPLLDGWEIIEGIEKAGSSFIKNCKVFILSSSVDVKDKEKALSYKSVTGFIIKPLSESNLRSIAKEHFGFG; the protein is encoded by the coding sequence ATGAAGCGAGTGGTAATAATTGATGATGATGAAATTTTCCAGTTTCTCTGCAGCAAAGCGCTGGAAAACATCGGATGTACTGACGAGATTAAACAGTTCACAAACAGCCAGAGAGGGCTTGACTACCTAACCAAACAACTGACCGAGGAAAGTTATCCGACCATGTTAATGGTTGATATCAACATGCCTTTGCTTGATGGATGGGAAATAATTGAGGGGATAGAAAAAGCAGGATCCAGTTTCATCAAAAACTGCAAGGTTTTTATCCTTTCTTCCTCAGTAGATGTAAAGGACAAAGAGAAAGCACTGTCTTATAAATCAGTAACCGGGTTCATCATTAAACCATTGTCTGAGTCAAACCTCAGAAGTATTGCTAAAGAACACTTTGGATTCGGCTGA
- a CDS encoding YdcF family protein, whose translation MFFILSKILSWLLTPVSWIMLCMLLPHFIKKKGWKKRLRLVGLSLLIFFTNPAISNLAMKLWEVRPVLISSLPEPVAVGVVLTGVTNPMQEPKDRVHFDKGADRIIHAIQLYHEGKIDNILITGGSGSLLYQEVSESEGLKQTALVAGVSPDHLFVEGDSRNTRENALYSAELIRKYWPEKPFLLITSAFHMRRSLACFNKVGLQPMAFSTDLYSGPWEWSPLDLIIPSSNSLRIWELLIREWVGIISYKVAGYI comes from the coding sequence ATGTTTTTCATCCTCTCCAAAATACTTAGCTGGTTGCTTACGCCCGTCAGTTGGATAATGCTCTGCATGTTGCTGCCTCATTTCATTAAAAAAAAAGGATGGAAAAAAAGGCTGAGGCTCGTTGGGCTTTCTCTACTAATCTTTTTCACCAATCCTGCCATTTCTAATTTGGCCATGAAGCTGTGGGAAGTGAGACCTGTTTTGATCAGCAGTCTTCCAGAGCCCGTTGCCGTAGGAGTTGTTCTCACAGGTGTAACCAACCCTATGCAAGAGCCAAAAGACAGGGTACACTTCGACAAGGGGGCAGATAGGATCATTCACGCTATTCAGCTCTACCATGAAGGCAAAATAGATAACATCCTGATCACAGGTGGTTCTGGTTCTCTGCTTTATCAGGAAGTATCCGAGTCGGAGGGACTGAAACAAACCGCTCTAGTGGCTGGTGTTTCCCCCGACCACCTCTTCGTTGAGGGTGATTCCCGCAACACCAGAGAGAATGCGCTTTACAGTGCTGAGCTTATTAGAAAATATTGGCCAGAAAAGCCGTTTCTGTTAATCACCTCTGCTTTTCACATGCGGCGATCACTGGCATGTTTCAACAAGGTTGGGCTCCAGCCTATGGCATTCAGCACCGATCTTTATTCAGGCCCATGGGAATGGAGTCCTTTGGATTTAATAATTCCGTCCAGCAACAGCCTCCGCATTTGGGAATTGCTGATTCGAGAGTGGGTCGGTATCATTAGTTACAAAGTGGCTGGCTATATCTAA